A portion of the Mycoplasma sp. (ex Biomphalaria glabrata) genome contains these proteins:
- a CDS encoding PTS transporter subunit EIIC, with the protein MDTKTLKKSPALNNIKSNKYTDFKDRMMAKLQRLGKALMYPIAILPFAALLNRIGQLFIDLSTQKGTSNVLNGIGYHILYWIGQVIHIPGATVFTYIALVFAIGLGFGLARDNRGEAALVGGISYLILQSLTAKGMFPELFYGHVLNVTMSNGQSLSELMYLDMGKGNAPQYILDTGVLGGIVCGCIVAWLYNRYQEIQLPAALSFFGGRRFVPMVGIAASIPLALLFSLTWPWFQFALVKLGTWLGSGSGVKIIGAFIYGVINRLMQPFGLHHILNTFLWFALPVSGTNVYTGQTETIFGDINAFQNSLNTAGEFTTGYFPMFLGGLPGAAIAMVYAASKNKRKQVWVFLGGVAFVSFLTGIDEPLAFAFIFVSPLLWGIHAIFTGILCAITIACGIHVGFGFSAGLIDYLISFKTSWDISIFNQDHNISAQGNTVFSNPLWVWPIAAIGFVMYFFTFSYLIKKMNIPTPGRKDEEEMTHMWEKTSTSSISATTKSSTNKSDRYRRMAEIFLKEVGKDNIITLENCATRIRLQVKDNSKINDAAIKAAGAYATRRLGANSYQIIVGTDVEHVVIFMNKMCKIEG; encoded by the coding sequence ACATTAAAAAAATCACCCGCTTTAAATAATATTAAATCAAATAAATATACTGACTTTAAAGATCGTATGATGGCAAAACTACAGCGTTTAGGGAAAGCGTTGATGTATCCAATAGCAATTTTGCCTTTTGCAGCATTATTGAATCGTATCGGTCAACTATTCATAGATCTTTCCACTCAAAAGGGAACATCGAATGTTTTAAATGGAATCGGATATCATATTCTTTATTGAATAGGGCAAGTAATTCACATTCCCGGAGCAACTGTATTCACATACATTGCATTAGTTTTTGCAATCGGACTTGGATTTGGTTTAGCTAGAGATAATCGTGGAGAAGCTGCACTTGTTGGAGGAATTTCGTATTTAATTCTTCAGTCATTAACAGCAAAAGGAATGTTTCCAGAATTGTTTTATGGGCACGTTTTGAATGTTACTATGAGCAATGGTCAATCATTATCTGAATTAATGTATTTAGATATGGGAAAGGGAAATGCACCACAGTACATTTTGGACACAGGAGTGTTAGGCGGAATTGTTTGTGGATGTATAGTTGCATGACTATATAATCGTTATCAAGAAATTCAATTACCTGCTGCTTTAAGTTTTTTTGGTGGACGTCGTTTTGTTCCGATGGTTGGAATAGCTGCATCTATTCCGCTAGCATTATTATTTTCGTTAACATGACCGTGATTTCAATTCGCTTTAGTTAAATTAGGAACTTGATTAGGTTCAGGTAGTGGGGTAAAAATAATCGGTGCATTTATTTACGGAGTTATTAATCGTTTAATGCAACCATTTGGTTTACATCATATTTTAAATACATTTTTATGATTTGCTTTGCCAGTTAGTGGAACTAATGTTTACACTGGTCAAACTGAAACAATTTTTGGAGACATAAATGCTTTCCAAAATTCATTAAATACAGCAGGGGAATTTACAACTGGTTATTTCCCAATGTTCTTGGGAGGTCTACCCGGAGCAGCAATTGCAATGGTTTATGCAGCTTCTAAAAATAAACGTAAACAGGTTTGAGTTTTTTTAGGTGGAGTAGCATTTGTTTCATTTTTAACAGGAATTGATGAACCACTTGCTTTTGCTTTTATTTTTGTCTCACCTTTGCTATGAGGAATACATGCTATTTTTACAGGAATTTTGTGTGCTATAACTATTGCTTGTGGGATCCATGTTGGTTTTGGTTTTTCAGCTGGGTTAATTGATTATTTAATTTCTTTTAAAACAAGTTGAGATATTTCAATTTTTAATCAAGATCATAATATTAGTGCTCAAGGGAATACCGTTTTTAGTAATCCATTATGAGTTTGACCAATTGCCGCTATCGGATTTGTCATGTATTTCTTTACATTCTCTTATTTGATTAAAAAAATGAATATTCCAACTCCAGGAAGAAAAGATGAAGAAGAAATGACACACATGTGGGAAAAAACATCAACTTCATCAATTAGCGCCACAACAAAAAGTAGTACAAATAAAAGTGATCGCTATCGTCGTATGGCTGAAATTTTCTTAAAAGAAGTTGGAAAAGACAATATAATTACTCTAGAAAATTGTGCTACAAGAATTAGACTACAAGTTAAGGATAACTCAAAAATTAATGATGCAGCCATTAAGGCGGCTGGAGCATATGCAACTCGTAGGCTAGGTGCAAATTCATATCAAATAATTGTAGGAACAGATGTTGAGCACGTTGTTATCTTTATGAACAAAATGTGTAAGATTGAAGGATAA